From Endozoicomonas sp. 8E, the proteins below share one genomic window:
- a CDS encoding Bro-N domain-containing protein: MKAMTIFNHEQFGNIRTLTDKQGETWFVAKDVTDALGFRDAEKGIRGLDEDERGTTTVSTRGGVQQVSTINESGLYSCILKSRKAAVKKFKRWVTREVLPSIRKQGQYVMKGGTLTTGSPAEPVIHPAKALEVVTDYFQLATQNLPNLSESSKQALMAMLTQEVVGIRCLPLPRVEERFWTASELAAEFYISPQRLGKTANHNGIKCDEYGEFRISKSRHSDKQVEQFFYNSKGRSTLARLLDCDLDDTAD, translated from the coding sequence ATGAAAGCGATGACCATTTTCAATCACGAGCAGTTTGGCAATATCCGTACACTGACCGATAAACAGGGGGAGACCTGGTTTGTGGCGAAGGATGTTACGGATGCCCTGGGTTTTCGAGATGCCGAAAAAGGAATACGAGGTCTTGATGAGGATGAGCGGGGAACAACTACAGTGAGTACCCGTGGTGGGGTTCAGCAGGTCAGTACGATTAATGAATCCGGTTTGTACTCTTGCATCCTGAAATCCCGCAAGGCAGCCGTGAAGAAGTTTAAGCGCTGGGTCACCAGAGAGGTATTGCCGAGCATCCGCAAGCAAGGCCAGTACGTGATGAAAGGGGGTACCCTAACTACGGGTAGCCCTGCGGAGCCAGTTATTCATCCGGCTAAAGCACTGGAGGTGGTGACTGACTACTTTCAGCTGGCTACCCAGAATCTGCCCAACCTCAGTGAATCTTCCAAACAGGCATTGATGGCCATGCTTACACAGGAAGTTGTGGGTATCCGCTGCTTGCCTCTGCCAAGAGTTGAAGAGCGATTCTGGACCGCATCGGAACTGGCTGCAGAGTTTTATATTTCTCCCCAGCGGCTTGGCAAGACCGCAAACCACAACGGAATCAAGTGTGATGAGTACGGAGAGTTCCGTATCAGCAAGTCTCGCCACAGTGACAAGCAGGTAGAGCAGTTTTTCTACAACAGCAAGGGGCGATCTACCCTGGCACGGTTGCTCGATTGTGATCTGGATGATACAGCGGACTGA
- a CDS encoding AAA family ATPase translates to MNNWMDFNDAQEPTILDELAAEDVKRRILDRLTDFFGYLYPNGKVKGKKFVLGNVAGDKGKSLEVELTGERAGLWHDFESGEGGDLVTLVARSQQLDDKRDYQTIVRFMAEWLGLPSISVGSANAQPAVDELGAHTGKWDYHDGNGNLMACVYRYDTPEGKQFRPWDVKARKHQAPNPRPLYNQPRIKTAEEVVLVEGEKAAQALIDQNICATTAMNGANAPVEKTDWSPLQNKKVLIWPDNDEAGILYARNAAQTIADAGATSVFILKPPEGKPEKWDAADAVAEQTDVRHWLVTVERKTVKDSVPVYSFGDLWDDNSPTPADLLSPRVLTPGGMLVIGGAPKVGKSDFLLNLLAHMAAGLPFLDMRPSRPLKIFYLQAEVQYHYLKERVQQLPLKDYQITQLRENLMMTARMKMVLNEQGLRLAARSIRNAFSDAPDVIVIDPIRNVFDSGPEASSENDNNAMMYFLQQRVEQLRDMVSPEAGLILVHHTRKMSKKQLEEDPFQALSGAGSLRGYYTSGMLLFKPEEMEPERMLYYELRNGSSPDSKRIIKRNGQWCEAPANGVRIAGEEMGKKHDAERIRKREVIVQILHDEALQGNVYTANQFSERFENQRGLGAKATIYERIHVLATKGYIKFFRNHQEYNLPSARRSKWGYLCVEDMSYGMDGKGLCNVSPTHFKCSKTGAVLPVENPEVWVYHDQDFVR, encoded by the coding sequence ATGAATAACTGGATGGATTTTAATGATGCGCAGGAGCCGACCATTCTTGATGAGCTGGCTGCCGAAGACGTCAAAAGACGTATATTGGATCGACTGACTGACTTCTTTGGATACCTGTATCCCAATGGGAAGGTAAAAGGGAAGAAGTTTGTTCTGGGCAATGTGGCCGGAGACAAAGGGAAAAGTCTGGAGGTTGAGCTGACAGGAGAACGGGCTGGTCTCTGGCACGATTTTGAAAGTGGTGAAGGTGGTGATCTGGTCACTTTGGTTGCCCGCTCACAACAACTGGATGACAAGCGGGACTACCAGACCATTGTCCGGTTTATGGCTGAATGGCTCGGGCTGCCTTCAATATCGGTTGGGTCTGCCAATGCCCAACCTGCTGTCGATGAGCTTGGTGCGCATACGGGCAAATGGGATTATCACGACGGCAACGGCAATCTGATGGCCTGCGTCTACCGCTACGACACGCCGGAAGGTAAGCAGTTTCGTCCCTGGGATGTTAAGGCCCGTAAGCATCAGGCTCCGAACCCACGACCATTATACAACCAGCCCCGAATAAAAACTGCAGAAGAAGTGGTGTTGGTGGAAGGTGAGAAAGCGGCACAAGCTCTGATTGATCAAAATATCTGTGCTACTACCGCGATGAATGGAGCCAATGCTCCGGTGGAGAAAACGGACTGGTCACCATTGCAAAACAAGAAGGTGCTGATCTGGCCTGACAATGATGAAGCGGGAATCCTCTATGCAAGAAATGCTGCCCAGACCATCGCCGATGCCGGAGCTACCTCCGTATTTATTCTCAAACCACCGGAAGGTAAGCCGGAAAAGTGGGACGCTGCCGATGCCGTGGCTGAGCAGACCGATGTGCGTCACTGGTTGGTTACCGTAGAGCGTAAGACTGTGAAGGACTCAGTACCGGTCTACAGCTTTGGTGATCTCTGGGACGATAACTCACCCACGCCTGCTGATTTGCTTTCGCCAAGAGTATTAACACCGGGCGGGATGCTGGTCATCGGCGGCGCACCCAAGGTGGGTAAGAGTGATTTTCTGTTGAACCTGCTGGCCCATATGGCAGCCGGTCTGCCCTTTCTGGATATGCGGCCCAGTCGCCCGTTGAAGATTTTTTATCTGCAAGCGGAAGTGCAATACCACTACCTGAAGGAGCGGGTGCAGCAGCTGCCATTGAAGGATTATCAGATCACGCAGCTGCGGGAAAATCTGATGATGACTGCTCGAATGAAAATGGTGCTGAATGAGCAGGGACTCAGGCTGGCAGCCCGATCCATCCGTAATGCCTTCAGCGATGCTCCGGATGTCATTGTTATCGATCCCATTCGTAATGTCTTTGACTCCGGTCCTGAAGCCAGCAGTGAAAACGACAATAACGCCATGATGTACTTCCTGCAACAACGGGTTGAGCAACTGCGAGATATGGTGAGTCCGGAAGCGGGCCTGATCCTGGTTCATCACACACGAAAGATGTCCAAGAAGCAGCTGGAGGAAGATCCGTTCCAGGCGTTATCCGGAGCAGGTAGTCTGCGTGGTTATTACACCTCCGGCATGTTGCTGTTCAAACCTGAAGAGATGGAGCCGGAACGGATGCTGTATTACGAACTCAGGAACGGCTCATCACCGGATTCCAAACGGATCATCAAGCGTAATGGTCAGTGGTGTGAAGCGCCTGCCAATGGGGTGAGAATTGCCGGTGAAGAAATGGGCAAGAAACACGACGCAGAACGGATTCGTAAGCGGGAAGTGATAGTCCAGATCCTTCATGACGAGGCTTTACAGGGCAATGTTTATACGGCGAACCAGTTCTCTGAGCGATTTGAAAATCAGCGAGGATTGGGGGCCAAGGCAACTATCTACGAACGGATTCATGTGCTGGCGACCAAAGGCTATATCAAGTTCTTTCGTAACCATCAGGAGTACAACCTGCCCTCAGCCAGGCGCAGTAAATGGGGCTATCTCTGCGTTGAAGATATGAGTTATGGGATGGATGGTAAAGGGCTATGCAATGTCTCGCCCACCCACTTCAAGTGCTCTAAAACCGGAGCCGTATTACCCGTCGAAAACCCGGAAGTATGGGTTTATCACGACCAGGATTTTGTACGTTAA
- a CDS encoding DUF6362 family protein, with product MKNKTHTVEQLAKRYREAWVISRRVPSGLQLGYSAYWPEFNPNRWEVYRLEGVKAKAPPVSANAVDRMVECMRWLRWLSEDERELVWMRASGMSWREIAGAAGKPRTTVYRYWHRALLQVTLSLIVDG from the coding sequence ATGAAAAATAAAACTCACACGGTGGAGCAGCTGGCAAAGCGATACCGTGAAGCCTGGGTAATATCACGACGAGTGCCGTCCGGACTGCAGTTGGGGTATTCCGCATACTGGCCAGAATTTAATCCCAACCGGTGGGAGGTCTACCGTTTGGAGGGCGTCAAGGCAAAAGCACCACCCGTTTCAGCGAATGCTGTGGATCGGATGGTCGAGTGCATGCGCTGGTTGCGTTGGCTCAGTGAGGATGAGCGGGAACTGGTGTGGATGCGGGCATCGGGAATGTCCTGGCGAGAAATCGCAGGTGCAGCAGGTAAGCCTCGAACAACGGTCTATCGCTACTGGCATCGAGCACTGTTGCAGGTGACTTTGTCGTTAATCGTTGACGGGTAA
- a CDS encoding site-specific DNA-methyltransferase, giving the protein MSRILVEAIEHRPVATLVPYANNARTHSDEQVDQIARSIEEFGFVNPVLVGSDDVIVAGHGRLMAAKQLGMETVPVIVLGHLSETQRRALIIADNQITANSGWDEALLKQELAELDALDFDLDLMGFSDEELEGLLLVDEPEGQTDDDEIPEPEEHPVSQLGDVWILGSHRVLCGSATEQADVETLMAGQLADMVFTDPPYNVDYANPEKNTQAKKDRRIKNDNLGSEFHAFLLAAMTNLLGVCKGAIYICMSSSELDTLQKAFREAGGKWSTFIIWAKNTFTLGRSDYQRQYEPILYGWKEGNEHFWCGARDQGDVWFFSKPARNDLHPTMKPVELVERAVRNSSKTHDIVLDLFGGSGSTLIACEKSHRSARLTELDPKYVDVIVRRWEEYTGKEAYLESNHLTFEQTREERHGRTFKATGSD; this is encoded by the coding sequence ATGTCCAGAATCCTTGTCGAAGCCATAGAGCATCGTCCCGTCGCCACCCTGGTGCCCTATGCCAACAACGCTCGTACTCACTCCGATGAGCAGGTGGACCAGATTGCCCGGTCCATCGAGGAGTTCGGGTTTGTCAATCCGGTGCTGGTGGGCAGTGACGATGTCATCGTAGCCGGTCATGGTCGTCTGATGGCGGCGAAGCAGTTGGGCATGGAAACTGTGCCGGTGATTGTGTTGGGGCACTTGAGTGAGACTCAGCGCCGGGCGCTGATCATTGCCGACAACCAGATCACGGCCAACTCGGGATGGGATGAAGCACTGCTCAAACAGGAACTGGCAGAGCTGGATGCCCTGGATTTTGACCTGGACCTGATGGGCTTTTCCGATGAGGAGTTGGAAGGTCTGTTGCTGGTGGACGAACCAGAAGGGCAGACCGATGATGATGAAATTCCTGAACCGGAAGAGCATCCCGTCAGCCAGCTGGGTGATGTCTGGATTTTGGGAAGCCATCGGGTGCTGTGCGGCAGTGCTACCGAACAGGCCGATGTGGAAACCCTGATGGCAGGCCAGCTGGCGGATATGGTGTTCACCGATCCACCTTACAACGTTGACTACGCTAACCCTGAGAAAAACACCCAAGCCAAAAAAGATCGCCGGATCAAAAACGATAATCTCGGCTCTGAGTTCCACGCTTTCCTACTGGCCGCCATGACCAACCTGCTCGGAGTCTGCAAGGGGGCTATTTATATCTGCATGTCGTCGTCTGAACTGGATACGCTCCAGAAAGCTTTTCGGGAAGCCGGTGGCAAGTGGTCCACGTTTATCATCTGGGCCAAGAACACCTTCACCCTGGGGCGCTCCGATTATCAGCGACAGTATGAGCCAATCCTCTACGGCTGGAAGGAAGGCAACGAACATTTCTGGTGTGGAGCCAGAGATCAGGGTGATGTCTGGTTCTTCAGCAAGCCTGCCAGAAACGACCTGCATCCCACCATGAAACCCGTGGAGCTGGTAGAGCGTGCTGTTCGCAACTCTTCCAAGACCCACGATATCGTGCTGGATCTGTTTGGCGGTTCCGGCTCCACACTGATTGCCTGCGAAAAGTCACACCGCAGTGCCCGGCTTACCGAACTGGACCCCAAATACGTTGATGTCATTGTGCGCCGATGGGAGGAGTACACAGGCAAGGAAGCCTATCTTGAATCCAATCATCTGACCTTTGAACAAACCAGAGAAGAAAGACATGGAAGAACTTTCAAGGCGACTGGATCAGATTGA
- a CDS encoding flagellin: MEELSRRLDQIDSKLDKLSDAVSRLSMIEERITHQTNNLTRQDERLDEQEKRIRKLEFQASRRGVMLGYIERFGWIVLTAAIGLLAYFLKT, encoded by the coding sequence ATGGAAGAACTTTCAAGGCGACTGGATCAGATTGATTCCAAGCTCGACAAACTGAGCGATGCCGTTTCCCGTTTGTCCATGATCGAGGAACGAATCACTCACCAGACCAACAACCTTACCCGTCAGGATGAACGCCTGGATGAACAGGAGAAACGCATCCGGAAGCTGGAGTTCCAGGCCAGTCGCCGGGGTGTGATGTTGGGCTATATCGAACGCTTCGGTTGGATCGTGCTGACGGCTGCTATTGGCCTGTTGGCCTACTTTCTTAAAACATAA
- a CDS encoding N-acetylmuramoyl-L-alanine amidase, with protein MGKRKETNYIVVHCSDTRANQHVTFDDIKRWHTMERAFLDIGYHWVIERDGSVKQGRPTEDWGAHVKYHNHESVGICLVGGLNEHNEPEDNFTPDQKRMLKLLVAGHQAIYPNAVVHGHHHFSKVKTCPNFDVHQWLRQEGLLGGKR; from the coding sequence ATGGGCAAGCGTAAGGAAACCAATTACATCGTCGTTCATTGCTCGGACACCCGAGCCAATCAGCACGTTACCTTTGACGACATCAAACGCTGGCACACCATGGAACGGGCCTTTCTGGATATTGGTTACCATTGGGTGATTGAGCGGGACGGTTCAGTAAAGCAAGGTCGCCCTACTGAAGACTGGGGTGCTCATGTCAAATACCACAACCATGAAAGTGTGGGCATCTGTTTGGTAGGTGGCCTGAATGAGCACAACGAGCCAGAAGATAACTTCACTCCGGATCAGAAACGAATGCTGAAGCTTCTGGTGGCTGGCCATCAAGCTATTTATCCAAACGCTGTCGTGCATGGTCATCATCACTTCAGTAAGGTGAAGACCTGTCCCAACTTTGATGTGCACCAGTGGCTCAGACAGGAAGGACTGCTGGGAGGCAAACGGTGA
- a CDS encoding 3TM-type holin, with protein MSLVAAIPVIGKVIDKLFPDANKAREARAELSKMLLNGELNELEQKAGVVKAEAQGESWLQRNWRPMVMLVFTALVVCRWMGWSAPNLTEAVELKLFSIIQLGIGGYIASRGLEKVTRTWKG; from the coding sequence GTGAGTCTGGTGGCTGCCATCCCGGTGATCGGGAAGGTCATCGACAAGCTTTTTCCTGATGCGAACAAAGCCAGGGAAGCCAGAGCGGAACTGAGCAAGATGCTGCTCAACGGTGAGCTGAACGAACTGGAGCAAAAGGCTGGCGTTGTTAAAGCCGAAGCCCAGGGTGAAAGCTGGCTGCAAAGAAACTGGCGACCCATGGTGATGCTGGTCTTTACGGCACTGGTCGTGTGTCGATGGATGGGTTGGTCAGCACCGAACCTAACTGAGGCAGTGGAACTGAAACTGTTCAGTATTATCCAGCTGGGCATTGGCGGATACATTGCCAGCCGTGGGCTGGAGAAGGTGACAAGAACATGGAAAGGCTGA
- a CDS encoding DUF3489 domain-containing protein: MKTTKLTATQETVLKQAAETGTLDATKLTLKGGARKKVLDSLTSKGFLIPMKKADTYDISPQGKTAIGLPIDDQPAQKGEIRTGTKLHKVIELLSRPEGAEIHEIMRETGWQQHTVRGTLAGALKKRLGLTIESEKPEGKDRIYRITAGLEALFQGETA, from the coding sequence ATGAAAACGACAAAACTCACTGCTACCCAAGAGACTGTTCTCAAGCAAGCCGCTGAGACAGGAACCCTTGACGCTACAAAGCTCACCCTGAAAGGAGGTGCCCGAAAGAAAGTGCTGGACAGTCTGACCAGCAAAGGCTTTCTGATCCCCATGAAAAAGGCTGACACCTACGACATCAGCCCCCAGGGCAAGACAGCCATCGGCCTCCCGATAGATGACCAACCTGCCCAGAAAGGCGAGATCCGCACCGGTACCAAACTCCACAAGGTAATTGAGCTACTGAGCCGACCCGAGGGCGCGGAGATCCACGAAATCATGCGCGAGACCGGATGGCAACAGCACACCGTTCGCGGCACTCTGGCCGGAGCCTTAAAAAAACGACTGGGACTGACCATTGAATCGGAGAAGCCTGAAGGCAAGGATCGCATTTACCGGATCACCGCCGGACTGGAAGCGCTCTTTCAGGGTGAGACTGCATGA
- a CDS encoding DUF6900 domain-containing protein: MNKKTEQALETIAQKTLLIDTLKTRNTSEDFEEVAVWQVKKALEQAYQLGLKQGQKQ; this comes from the coding sequence ATGAATAAGAAGACTGAGCAAGCCCTGGAAACCATCGCCCAAAAGACCCTGCTAATAGACACCCTCAAAACCCGAAACACCTCGGAAGACTTCGAGGAAGTCGCCGTCTGGCAAGTCAAAAAGGCTTTGGAACAGGCTTATCAATTGGGCCTGAAACAAGGCCAAAAACAATAA
- a CDS encoding phage terminase large subunit family protein, which translates to MTSPYLDGFFAGLKPDTRLTVSEWADEYRILPMKAAKEAGRWRTARTPYLKEIMDCLSPSSNVERVVFMKGAQVGGTECGNNWLGYVIHHTPGPMMYVLPTLDMAKRTSKQRIAPMIEEMPILRERVKDPRSRDSGNTQMVKEFPNGVLIITGANSATGLRSMPARFLFLDEIDAYEDDVDGEGSPINLAIKRTATFSRNRKILMVSTPNIAGASKVESAYQASDQRQYHVPCLNCGHRQPIEWQQIKFENQNPETACFECIQCQHRMQEHDKPRLLENGQWEPQNPESDGKIRGYHLNSLYSPNGWYSWKDAVEDFLAAKDDPVLLKDWTNTVLGQTWQEAGETVDYELLYQRREHYVAEVPWSVEVLTCGIDVQDDRVEYEVVGWGAGEESWSIDYIRLYGDLSRPEIWKILADKLRATYRRQDGVLMNLAQICMDSGGHFTDEVYAFSRKQGADWLIPIKGASQSGKPIATFPKTRNKKGVYLTLVGTDTAKELIYQRYRILEPGAGYCHWPVKDSFDEDYFKQASAEEKVRKYKHGVAYFEWDARKKRNEALDCRVYALTAVRILQQHRGLNLEQLAAQRPEPEVMVDDSEPDAFTQARSRRFSRSSYLNG; encoded by the coding sequence ATGACTTCACCTTATCTGGATGGTTTTTTTGCAGGTCTGAAACCTGACACACGACTGACGGTTTCAGAGTGGGCCGATGAATACCGCATTCTGCCCATGAAAGCGGCCAAAGAAGCCGGTCGCTGGCGAACCGCCCGGACACCTTACCTCAAAGAAATTATGGATTGTCTGTCACCCTCTTCGAATGTGGAACGTGTCGTTTTTATGAAAGGTGCACAGGTCGGTGGCACCGAATGTGGCAATAATTGGCTGGGCTATGTGATCCATCATACGCCCGGTCCCATGATGTATGTGCTGCCGACGTTGGATATGGCCAAGAGAACCTCCAAGCAGCGCATAGCGCCGATGATTGAAGAGATGCCGATTTTGCGGGAGCGGGTGAAAGACCCTCGTTCCCGGGATTCTGGCAATACTCAGATGGTGAAGGAATTCCCTAACGGTGTATTGATCATCACCGGAGCCAACTCCGCCACAGGGTTGCGCTCCATGCCTGCCCGTTTTCTTTTTCTGGATGAAATAGATGCTTATGAAGATGATGTTGATGGGGAAGGCAGCCCTATCAATCTGGCCATTAAACGGACGGCGACGTTTTCCCGTAATCGAAAAATCCTGATGGTATCTACACCCAATATTGCCGGGGCCAGCAAAGTTGAATCGGCTTATCAGGCCAGTGATCAGCGACAATACCATGTGCCTTGTTTGAATTGTGGGCACAGACAGCCCATCGAGTGGCAGCAGATAAAGTTTGAAAACCAGAACCCGGAGACGGCTTGTTTTGAATGCATCCAGTGTCAACATCGGATGCAGGAACATGACAAACCCAGATTACTGGAGAATGGGCAGTGGGAGCCTCAGAATCCAGAGAGTGACGGCAAAATCCGGGGCTACCATCTGAATTCACTGTACAGCCCTAATGGCTGGTACAGCTGGAAAGATGCCGTGGAAGATTTTCTGGCAGCCAAAGATGATCCGGTTCTCTTGAAAGACTGGACCAATACCGTGTTGGGCCAGACCTGGCAGGAAGCCGGAGAAACCGTCGATTACGAATTACTTTACCAGCGTCGTGAACACTATGTTGCTGAAGTACCTTGGTCAGTAGAAGTGCTGACCTGCGGAATCGATGTTCAGGATGATCGGGTCGAGTATGAAGTAGTGGGCTGGGGTGCCGGTGAAGAGAGCTGGTCCATTGATTACATCCGGCTTTATGGTGATCTGAGTCGCCCGGAAATCTGGAAGATTCTGGCGGATAAACTGAGAGCGACTTATCGGCGGCAGGATGGAGTATTGATGAACCTCGCCCAGATTTGTATGGATTCCGGTGGTCACTTTACCGATGAGGTTTATGCTTTTTCCCGTAAGCAGGGGGCCGACTGGCTGATTCCAATCAAGGGGGCTTCCCAGTCTGGTAAACCCATCGCTACCTTCCCGAAAACTCGCAACAAGAAAGGTGTCTACCTGACTCTGGTGGGTACAGACACGGCCAAAGAACTGATCTATCAGCGATACCGAATTCTGGAGCCTGGTGCAGGTTACTGCCACTGGCCGGTGAAGGACAGCTTTGATGAAGACTACTTCAAACAGGCTTCGGCAGAAGAAAAGGTGCGCAAATACAAACACGGGGTCGCTTACTTTGAATGGGATGCCCGCAAGAAGCGGAATGAAGCTTTGGACTGTCGGGTTTATGCCCTGACTGCGGTGCGTATTCTGCAGCAACACCGTGGATTGAATCTGGAGCAACTGGCCGCTCAACGTCCAGAGCCGGAAGTTATGGTTGATGACTCTGAACCCGACGCTTTCACTCAAGCCCGATCCCGACGATTCTCTCGCAGCTCTTATCTGAATGGGTAG
- a CDS encoding phage head-tail joining protein: protein MITDAEYKALKRAVLLRETRTVEFEGRKVEYASFSEMERRLQAIERELIKQQKRPRQYGVYSSKGI from the coding sequence ATGATTACGGATGCTGAATATAAAGCCCTGAAGCGTGCGGTATTACTAAGAGAAACCCGCACAGTGGAATTTGAAGGTCGCAAGGTGGAGTATGCCAGCTTCTCAGAAATGGAAAGGCGACTGCAGGCCATTGAGCGGGAATTGATCAAGCAACAGAAGCGACCCCGGCAATATGGGGTCTATTCGTCAAAGGGTATTTAA
- a CDS encoding phage portal protein, which translates to MGLKQRIAGWLLPELKNLAYTSAGQGRRSQSWIAPSTGPNNSLTGNLGTLINRSRAAIRNDPWAASGLEKLVANIVGTGIKPKSEARDDGFRKELQALFLDWTDESDADGQLDFYGQQALAMRSVLEAGECFVRFRPRKPGDGLSVPLQLQLLEAEFVPWDYNDDLKKGHKIRAGIEFNAIGQRVAYWMHKQHPSDYTTLDTADLRRVSADQVLHLYEPLRPGQLRGQPLLSQVLLRMYHLDKFDDATLLRQEIANLFTGFITKPAPETEKVDPLTGRPIVYDLQGVPMVAMEPGTMQELSPGEEITFNTPPGAASNYPDFIRQQLMAVSAGIGLPYEILSGDMKGVSDRALRVVLNEFRRRIQQIQHNLMVFQLCRPVWKRWLELAVLSGAISAPNFHRNPTHYRKVKWIPQGWAYIHPVQDVQSQNLAVRSGFKSRSEVVSEQGYDSEQIDDEIAADNQRADELELQYDSDARTQEINNTIMEEEPDNDEQKAAQ; encoded by the coding sequence ATGGGCTTGAAACAACGTATTGCAGGCTGGCTACTGCCCGAACTGAAAAATCTGGCTTATACCTCGGCAGGTCAGGGGCGAAGAAGCCAGAGTTGGATTGCGCCTTCTACCGGACCCAATAATTCACTGACCGGAAATCTTGGAACCCTGATCAACCGCTCTCGGGCTGCGATTCGTAATGATCCCTGGGCCGCTTCCGGGCTGGAAAAGCTGGTCGCCAATATTGTCGGCACCGGCATCAAGCCCAAGTCAGAAGCCCGTGATGATGGGTTTCGTAAAGAGTTACAGGCCTTGTTTCTGGACTGGACCGATGAGTCCGATGCCGATGGCCAGCTCGATTTTTATGGCCAGCAGGCTCTGGCCATGCGTTCGGTTTTGGAGGCCGGAGAGTGCTTTGTTCGCTTCCGTCCCCGCAAACCCGGCGATGGTTTGAGTGTGCCGCTGCAGCTGCAATTGCTGGAAGCGGAGTTTGTCCCCTGGGATTACAACGATGATCTGAAAAAGGGCCACAAGATCCGGGCCGGTATCGAATTTAATGCCATCGGGCAGCGGGTGGCTTACTGGATGCACAAGCAGCATCCCTCGGATTACACCACACTGGATACTGCCGACTTGCGACGGGTCTCTGCCGATCAGGTGTTGCATCTTTATGAACCGCTCCGGCCAGGTCAGCTGCGTGGGCAACCTTTGTTGAGCCAGGTACTGCTTCGAATGTATCACCTGGACAAATTCGATGATGCCACGCTGCTTCGGCAGGAAATCGCCAACCTGTTCACCGGCTTTATCACCAAACCGGCTCCGGAAACGGAAAAGGTCGATCCTTTAACCGGTCGGCCCATTGTCTATGACCTGCAAGGTGTACCTATGGTAGCAATGGAGCCGGGCACTATGCAGGAGCTATCACCGGGTGAAGAAATAACGTTTAACACACCACCGGGAGCGGCCAGTAACTACCCGGACTTTATCCGCCAACAGCTGATGGCGGTGTCGGCGGGTATTGGTCTGCCTTATGAGATTCTGTCCGGCGATATGAAAGGCGTCAGTGACCGGGCTTTACGGGTGGTGCTTAATGAGTTCCGCCGTCGTATTCAACAGATCCAGCATAATTTGATGGTATTCCAACTTTGTCGCCCGGTCTGGAAACGATGGCTGGAACTGGCCGTACTCAGTGGGGCGATTTCAGCCCCGAACTTTCATCGAAACCCAACGCACTATCGCAAGGTGAAATGGATTCCCCAGGGCTGGGCTTATATTCATCCAGTCCAGGATGTGCAGTCCCAGAATCTGGCAGTCCGTAGTGGTTTCAAATCTCGTTCAGAAGTGGTCTCTGAACAAGGCTACGACAGCGAACAAATTGACGATGAGATCGCAGCAGATAACCAGCGAGCCGACGAGCTGGAGCTGCAATACGACAGTGATGCCAGAACTCAGGAAATAAACAACACCATCATGGAAGAGGAACCCGATAACGATGAACAAAAAGCCGCTCAATAA